The following proteins are encoded in a genomic region of Pelodictyon phaeoclathratiforme BU-1:
- a CDS encoding type II toxin-antitoxin system HicB family antitoxin — protein MNFTIEQEQESDGRWLAEVPELPGVLAYGATSLEAMTKAEVLALRVIAERLEHSESRPFAISISIPVMA, from the coding sequence ATGAATTTCACGATAGAGCAGGAACAAGAATCTGATGGGCGTTGGTTGGCGGAAGTTCCCGAGTTACCAGGAGTTCTCGCTTACGGTGCGACATCGCTGGAAGCAATGACCAAGGCGGAGGTTCTTGCCCTTCGCGTTATTGCTGAACGGCTTGAGCATAGTGAAAGTCGCCCCTTTGCCATAAGTATTTCTATTCCGGTTATGGC